From one Anticarsia gemmatalis isolate Benzon Research Colony breed Stoneville strain chromosome 20, ilAntGemm2 primary, whole genome shotgun sequence genomic stretch:
- the LOC142981424 gene encoding uncharacterized protein LOC142981424 isoform X2 — translation MFTKMNYDAERAMNQKRLRMEGEPGHGVVQGNGLPLNYIDNGHQIPYQPYAGAYNTHYPPPDAFAAYGPPPPGGYAPQNLSYVPPAHQNYPHHQSFPPQQPPQSQLHMPQSHMVQGYGDVVHKPAWPPQPHLLPPLDTQKPLDINKLKSEIKLEPTDAHKRPHPENEMMVNIYNGGDLDQPKIKIKTDIFKPDDLAHRHDKPGDHQKPHDVAQKPTDLQSKDLSQPMMGLDKAMDKPTEASKPEGASEGVVGDVHRAAEPNASASDKSEEDRKPFSSPELPKSGSMPGKIPTPGSEPKKRGRPKGSTNKPKPPGAAHRPAAPPAPRAAPPRPLPPPGRPRATGYQYAIRPFRKDFSGIQFRRRWSDECLDSSHIPNEVYFGDVPVSLEVLHNYYDANAEREKLAQQAAHIAAQKAAAAKLAAAKLQARGVMATNEVTTVDSSSSDDTSGESGSDSEESDDDVPLKRGPGRPKGSKNSPKASGTPGPPGTPSTPGSGAGATPGRRGRPPVPPEMRQPGITDMKKFCKAAGIRFDYKKLVEGCTKNKERVQKMLDLLIAAGLDGKPTIEKCQALKKAKQDKKEQEKQAKKEAKVKHKATTEEEGTESVGRRMTRGATGSVPRQRIVISSDEEDDTPAARRTLSKLRCSVNDDSDSD, via the exons ATGT TTACCAAGATGAATTATGATGCCGAAAGAGCCATGAATCAGAAGCGATTGCGAATGGAGGGCGAACCGGGCCACGGTGTTGTGCAGGGGAACGGTTTGCCGCTAAACTACATAG ATAATGGTCACCAAATACCGTATCAGCCGTATGCAGGCGCATATAACACGCATTACCCGCCTCCGGATGCGTTTGCGGCGTACGGGCCTCCGCCTCCGGGTGGTTATGCCCCTCAGAACCTGTCGTATGTGCCCCCCGCGCACCAGAATTACCCGCATCACCAGAGTTTCCCGCCACAACAGCCGCCGCAGTCACAGTTGCACATGCCCCAGTCCCATATGG TTCAAGGTTATGGAGATGTGGTCCACAAACCAGCATGGCCTCCTCAACCACACTTACTGCCACCTCTCGACACTCAGAAACCACTGGACATCAATAAACTGAAATCGGAGATCAAACTGGAACCAACCGATGCACACAAAAGACCACATCCTGAAAATGAAATGATGGTAAATATCTATAAT GGTGGTGATTTGGATCaaccgaaaataaaaataaagacagaCATTTTTAAACCTGATGATTTAGCTCACAGACATGACAAGCCTGGTG ATCATCAGAAACCCCATGATGTGGCACAGAAACCTACTGATCTACAAAgtaaag ATCTCAGTCAACCAATGATGGGATTGGACAAGGCAATGGACAAACCTACTG AAGCATCTAAACCAGAGGGCGCTAGTGAGGGAGTGGTGGGGGACGTGCACCGCGCCGCTGAACCTAACGCCTCAGCCAGTGATAAGAG TGAGGAGGATAGAAAACCGTTCAGTAGTCCTGAACTACCTAAGTCGGGGTCAATGCCCGGCAAAATACCCACGCCCGGCAGTGAG CCCAAGAAGCGCGGGCGTCCTAAGGGCTCGACCAACAAGCCCAAGCCGCCGGGCGCCGCGCACcggcccgccgcgccgcccgcgccccgcgccgcgccgccccgccCCCTGCCGCCGCCCGGCCGGCCCCGCGCTACCGGCTACCAGTACGCTATCAGGCCCTTCAGGAAGGACTTCTCTGGAATACAGTTTAGAAG GCGGTGGAGCGACGAGTGCCTGGACTCGTCGCACATCCCCAACGAGGTGTACTTCGGCGACGTGCCGGTGTCGCTGGAGGTGCTGCACAACTACTACGACGCCAACGCCGAGCGCGAGAAGCTGGCGCAGCAGGCGGCGCACATCGCCGCGCAGAAGGCCGCCGCCGCCAAGCTGGCCGCCGCCAAGCTGCAGGCGCGCGGCGTCATGGCCACCAACGAG GTGACGACGGTAGACTCATCATCGTCAGACGACACTTCAGGGGAGTCCGGTAGCGACTCGGAGGAGAGCGATGAC GATGTTCCTTTAAAACGTGGTCCGGGTCGGCCGAAAGGTTCTAAGAACAGTCCGAAGGCGTCTGGAACTCCGGGACCGCCGGGAACTCCGTCAACGCCAGGTAGTGGCGCCGGGGCAACGCCGGGCCGCCGCGGACGACCGCCGGTGCCGCCGGAGATGAGACAACCAGGCATTACGGATATGAAGAAGTTCTGTAAAGCTGCTGGAATTAGATTTGATTATAAGAAACTTGTTGAAG GTTGTACGAAAAACAAAGAGCGTGTTCAAAAGATGTTAGACTTGTTGATAGCGGCCGGCTTAGACGGCAAGCCGACGATCGAGAAGTGCCAAGCGTTGAAGAAGGCTAAGCAAGACAAGAAGGAGCAAGAGAAACAGGCGAAGAAGGAAGCTAAAGTCAAACACAAAGCCACCACGGAAGAAGAGG
- the LOC142981424 gene encoding uncharacterized protein LOC142981424 isoform X1 encodes MYPIIAGNALITKMNYDAERAMNQKRLRMEGEPGHGVVQGNGLPLNYIDNGHQIPYQPYAGAYNTHYPPPDAFAAYGPPPPGGYAPQNLSYVPPAHQNYPHHQSFPPQQPPQSQLHMPQSHMVQGYGDVVHKPAWPPQPHLLPPLDTQKPLDINKLKSEIKLEPTDAHKRPHPENEMMGGDLDQPKIKIKTDIFKPDDLAHRHDKPGDHQKPHDVAQKPTDLQSKDLSQPMMGLDKAMDKPTEASKPEGASEGVVGDVHRAAEPNASASDKSEEDRKPFSSPELPKSGSMPGKIPTPGSEPKKRGRPKGSTNKPKPPGAAHRPAAPPAPRAAPPRPLPPPGRPRATGYQYAIRPFRKDFSGIQFRRRWSDECLDSSHIPNEVYFGDVPVSLEVLHNYYDANAEREKLAQQAAHIAAQKAAAAKLAAAKLQARGVMATNEVTTVDSSSSDDTSGESGSDSEESDDDVPLKRGPGRPKGSKNSPKASGTPGPPGTPSTPGSGAGATPGRRGRPPVPPEMRQPGITDMKKFCKAAGIRFDYKKLVEGCTKNKERVQKMLDLLIAAGLDGKPTIEKCQALKKAKQDKKEQEKQAKKEAKVKHKATTEEEGTESVGRRMTRGATGSVPRQRIVISSDEEDDTPAARRTLSKLRCSVNDDSDSD; translated from the exons ATGTACCCAATCATCGCGGGGAATGCTCTAA TTACCAAGATGAATTATGATGCCGAAAGAGCCATGAATCAGAAGCGATTGCGAATGGAGGGCGAACCGGGCCACGGTGTTGTGCAGGGGAACGGTTTGCCGCTAAACTACATAG ATAATGGTCACCAAATACCGTATCAGCCGTATGCAGGCGCATATAACACGCATTACCCGCCTCCGGATGCGTTTGCGGCGTACGGGCCTCCGCCTCCGGGTGGTTATGCCCCTCAGAACCTGTCGTATGTGCCCCCCGCGCACCAGAATTACCCGCATCACCAGAGTTTCCCGCCACAACAGCCGCCGCAGTCACAGTTGCACATGCCCCAGTCCCATATGG TTCAAGGTTATGGAGATGTGGTCCACAAACCAGCATGGCCTCCTCAACCACACTTACTGCCACCTCTCGACACTCAGAAACCACTGGACATCAATAAACTGAAATCGGAGATCAAACTGGAACCAACCGATGCACACAAAAGACCACATCCTGAAAATGAAATGATG GGTGGTGATTTGGATCaaccgaaaataaaaataaagacagaCATTTTTAAACCTGATGATTTAGCTCACAGACATGACAAGCCTGGTG ATCATCAGAAACCCCATGATGTGGCACAGAAACCTACTGATCTACAAAgtaaag ATCTCAGTCAACCAATGATGGGATTGGACAAGGCAATGGACAAACCTACTG AAGCATCTAAACCAGAGGGCGCTAGTGAGGGAGTGGTGGGGGACGTGCACCGCGCCGCTGAACCTAACGCCTCAGCCAGTGATAAGAG TGAGGAGGATAGAAAACCGTTCAGTAGTCCTGAACTACCTAAGTCGGGGTCAATGCCCGGCAAAATACCCACGCCCGGCAGTGAG CCCAAGAAGCGCGGGCGTCCTAAGGGCTCGACCAACAAGCCCAAGCCGCCGGGCGCCGCGCACcggcccgccgcgccgcccgcgccccgcgccgcgccgccccgccCCCTGCCGCCGCCCGGCCGGCCCCGCGCTACCGGCTACCAGTACGCTATCAGGCCCTTCAGGAAGGACTTCTCTGGAATACAGTTTAGAAG GCGGTGGAGCGACGAGTGCCTGGACTCGTCGCACATCCCCAACGAGGTGTACTTCGGCGACGTGCCGGTGTCGCTGGAGGTGCTGCACAACTACTACGACGCCAACGCCGAGCGCGAGAAGCTGGCGCAGCAGGCGGCGCACATCGCCGCGCAGAAGGCCGCCGCCGCCAAGCTGGCCGCCGCCAAGCTGCAGGCGCGCGGCGTCATGGCCACCAACGAG GTGACGACGGTAGACTCATCATCGTCAGACGACACTTCAGGGGAGTCCGGTAGCGACTCGGAGGAGAGCGATGAC GATGTTCCTTTAAAACGTGGTCCGGGTCGGCCGAAAGGTTCTAAGAACAGTCCGAAGGCGTCTGGAACTCCGGGACCGCCGGGAACTCCGTCAACGCCAGGTAGTGGCGCCGGGGCAACGCCGGGCCGCCGCGGACGACCGCCGGTGCCGCCGGAGATGAGACAACCAGGCATTACGGATATGAAGAAGTTCTGTAAAGCTGCTGGAATTAGATTTGATTATAAGAAACTTGTTGAAG GTTGTACGAAAAACAAAGAGCGTGTTCAAAAGATGTTAGACTTGTTGATAGCGGCCGGCTTAGACGGCAAGCCGACGATCGAGAAGTGCCAAGCGTTGAAGAAGGCTAAGCAAGACAAGAAGGAGCAAGAGAAACAGGCGAAGAAGGAAGCTAAAGTCAAACACAAAGCCACCACGGAAGAAGAGG
- the LOC142981424 gene encoding uncharacterized protein LOC142981424 isoform X3 — MNYDAERAMNQKRLRMEGEPGHGVVQGNGLPLNYIDNGHQIPYQPYAGAYNTHYPPPDAFAAYGPPPPGGYAPQNLSYVPPAHQNYPHHQSFPPQQPPQSQLHMPQSHMVQGYGDVVHKPAWPPQPHLLPPLDTQKPLDINKLKSEIKLEPTDAHKRPHPENEMMVNIYNGGDLDQPKIKIKTDIFKPDDLAHRHDKPGDHQKPHDVAQKPTDLQSKDLSQPMMGLDKAMDKPTEASKPEGASEGVVGDVHRAAEPNASASDKSEEDRKPFSSPELPKSGSMPGKIPTPGSEPKKRGRPKGSTNKPKPPGAAHRPAAPPAPRAAPPRPLPPPGRPRATGYQYAIRPFRKDFSGIQFRRRWSDECLDSSHIPNEVYFGDVPVSLEVLHNYYDANAEREKLAQQAAHIAAQKAAAAKLAAAKLQARGVMATNEVTTVDSSSSDDTSGESGSDSEESDDDVPLKRGPGRPKGSKNSPKASGTPGPPGTPSTPGSGAGATPGRRGRPPVPPEMRQPGITDMKKFCKAAGIRFDYKKLVEGCTKNKERVQKMLDLLIAAGLDGKPTIEKCQALKKAKQDKKEQEKQAKKEAKVKHKATTEEEGTESVGRRMTRGATGSVPRQRIVISSDEEDDTPAARRTLSKLRCSVNDDSDSD; from the exons ATGAATTATGATGCCGAAAGAGCCATGAATCAGAAGCGATTGCGAATGGAGGGCGAACCGGGCCACGGTGTTGTGCAGGGGAACGGTTTGCCGCTAAACTACATAG ATAATGGTCACCAAATACCGTATCAGCCGTATGCAGGCGCATATAACACGCATTACCCGCCTCCGGATGCGTTTGCGGCGTACGGGCCTCCGCCTCCGGGTGGTTATGCCCCTCAGAACCTGTCGTATGTGCCCCCCGCGCACCAGAATTACCCGCATCACCAGAGTTTCCCGCCACAACAGCCGCCGCAGTCACAGTTGCACATGCCCCAGTCCCATATGG TTCAAGGTTATGGAGATGTGGTCCACAAACCAGCATGGCCTCCTCAACCACACTTACTGCCACCTCTCGACACTCAGAAACCACTGGACATCAATAAACTGAAATCGGAGATCAAACTGGAACCAACCGATGCACACAAAAGACCACATCCTGAAAATGAAATGATGGTAAATATCTATAAT GGTGGTGATTTGGATCaaccgaaaataaaaataaagacagaCATTTTTAAACCTGATGATTTAGCTCACAGACATGACAAGCCTGGTG ATCATCAGAAACCCCATGATGTGGCACAGAAACCTACTGATCTACAAAgtaaag ATCTCAGTCAACCAATGATGGGATTGGACAAGGCAATGGACAAACCTACTG AAGCATCTAAACCAGAGGGCGCTAGTGAGGGAGTGGTGGGGGACGTGCACCGCGCCGCTGAACCTAACGCCTCAGCCAGTGATAAGAG TGAGGAGGATAGAAAACCGTTCAGTAGTCCTGAACTACCTAAGTCGGGGTCAATGCCCGGCAAAATACCCACGCCCGGCAGTGAG CCCAAGAAGCGCGGGCGTCCTAAGGGCTCGACCAACAAGCCCAAGCCGCCGGGCGCCGCGCACcggcccgccgcgccgcccgcgccccgcgccgcgccgccccgccCCCTGCCGCCGCCCGGCCGGCCCCGCGCTACCGGCTACCAGTACGCTATCAGGCCCTTCAGGAAGGACTTCTCTGGAATACAGTTTAGAAG GCGGTGGAGCGACGAGTGCCTGGACTCGTCGCACATCCCCAACGAGGTGTACTTCGGCGACGTGCCGGTGTCGCTGGAGGTGCTGCACAACTACTACGACGCCAACGCCGAGCGCGAGAAGCTGGCGCAGCAGGCGGCGCACATCGCCGCGCAGAAGGCCGCCGCCGCCAAGCTGGCCGCCGCCAAGCTGCAGGCGCGCGGCGTCATGGCCACCAACGAG GTGACGACGGTAGACTCATCATCGTCAGACGACACTTCAGGGGAGTCCGGTAGCGACTCGGAGGAGAGCGATGAC GATGTTCCTTTAAAACGTGGTCCGGGTCGGCCGAAAGGTTCTAAGAACAGTCCGAAGGCGTCTGGAACTCCGGGACCGCCGGGAACTCCGTCAACGCCAGGTAGTGGCGCCGGGGCAACGCCGGGCCGCCGCGGACGACCGCCGGTGCCGCCGGAGATGAGACAACCAGGCATTACGGATATGAAGAAGTTCTGTAAAGCTGCTGGAATTAGATTTGATTATAAGAAACTTGTTGAAG GTTGTACGAAAAACAAAGAGCGTGTTCAAAAGATGTTAGACTTGTTGATAGCGGCCGGCTTAGACGGCAAGCCGACGATCGAGAAGTGCCAAGCGTTGAAGAAGGCTAAGCAAGACAAGAAGGAGCAAGAGAAACAGGCGAAGAAGGAAGCTAAAGTCAAACACAAAGCCACCACGGAAGAAGAGG